From Mycolicibacterium fluoranthenivorans, one genomic window encodes:
- the fadA6 gene encoding steroid 3-ketoacyl-CoA thiolase FadA6 — protein MGEAYVIDAVRTAVGKRGGSLSGVHPVDLGAAAWRGLFGRNDLDPSAVDDVIAGCVDAIGGQAGNIARLSWLAAGYPEEVPGVTVDRQCGSSQQAISFGAQAIMSGTADVIVAGGMQNMSQIPISSAMIVGEQFGFTSPTNESKSWLHRYGDQEISQFRGSEMIAEKWNLSREDMEQYALTSHQRAQEAIRAGYFENEIIPVQVDGVGFVTDEGPRDTSLEKMAGLKTLVEGGRLTAAMASQIADGASAVLLASEDAVKTHGLKPRARIHHISARGADPVYMLTGPIPATHYALEKTGLSIEDIDTVEINEAFAPVVQAWIKETGADPAKVNPSGGAIALGHPLGATGAKLFATMLNTLERTGGRYGLQTMCEGGGTANVTIIERL, from the coding sequence ATGGGTGAGGCGTACGTCATCGATGCCGTTCGCACTGCGGTCGGCAAGCGTGGAGGATCGCTGTCAGGAGTGCACCCGGTCGACCTGGGTGCCGCCGCCTGGCGCGGGCTGTTCGGGCGAAACGATCTGGACCCCAGCGCGGTCGACGATGTGATCGCCGGCTGCGTGGACGCCATCGGAGGCCAGGCCGGCAACATCGCCCGGCTGTCATGGCTTGCGGCGGGCTACCCTGAGGAAGTTCCAGGGGTGACGGTCGACCGGCAATGCGGTTCGTCGCAGCAGGCCATCTCCTTCGGCGCACAGGCGATCATGTCGGGCACGGCGGACGTGATCGTCGCCGGCGGCATGCAGAACATGAGCCAGATCCCGATCAGCTCGGCGATGATCGTCGGCGAGCAGTTCGGTTTCACCTCGCCCACCAATGAGTCCAAGAGCTGGCTGCACCGGTACGGCGACCAGGAGATCTCGCAGTTCCGCGGCTCCGAGATGATCGCCGAGAAGTGGAACCTCTCGCGGGAGGATATGGAGCAGTACGCCCTCACCAGTCACCAGCGGGCGCAGGAAGCCATTCGAGCCGGTTACTTCGAGAACGAGATCATCCCCGTCCAGGTCGACGGCGTCGGGTTCGTCACCGATGAGGGTCCGCGAGACACCTCGCTGGAAAAGATGGCCGGCCTCAAGACCCTGGTGGAGGGCGGTCGCCTCACCGCGGCGATGGCCAGCCAGATCGCGGATGGTGCCAGTGCCGTACTGCTCGCGTCGGAAGATGCGGTGAAGACGCACGGACTCAAGCCGCGCGCCCGTATCCACCACATCAGTGCCCGGGGCGCCGATCCGGTGTACATGCTCACCGGCCCGATCCCGGCCACCCATTACGCCCTGGAGAAGACCGGCCTGTCGATCGAGGACATCGACACCGTCGAGATCAACGAAGCCTTCGCGCCTGTGGTTCAGGCCTGGATCAAAGAGACCGGCGCGGACCCGGCAAAGGTAAACCCGAGTGGTGGCGCCATCGCCCTCGGACATCCGCTCGGTGCCACCGGAGCCAAGCTGTTCGCCACCATGCTGAACACATTGGAGCGCACCGGCGGCCGCTACGGGTTACAGACGATGTGTGAGGGTGGCGGCACCGCGAACGTCACCATCATCGAACGTCTCTGA
- the kstR2 gene encoding TetR family transcriptional regulator KstR2: MATEPPGQPASRRDELLELAATMFAERGLKATTVRDIADSAGILSGSLYHHFKSKEQMVEEVLRDFLDWLFAKYEQIAATEASPLERLKGLFLTSFEAIEHRHAQVVIYQDEAKRLSSLPQFAFVDKRNREQRNMWLDLLNQGIADGSFRPDLDVDLVYRFIRDTTWVSVRWYQPGGPLTAEEVGRQYLAIVLGGITKEGDQ, encoded by the coding sequence ATGGCGACGGAACCGCCCGGGCAGCCGGCGAGCAGGCGTGACGAGCTCCTCGAGCTCGCCGCCACGATGTTCGCGGAGCGCGGCCTGAAGGCGACCACCGTCCGCGATATCGCCGACTCCGCGGGCATCCTGTCGGGCAGCCTGTACCACCACTTCAAGTCCAAAGAACAGATGGTCGAAGAGGTGCTGCGGGACTTCCTGGACTGGCTGTTCGCCAAGTATGAACAGATTGCGGCCACCGAGGCCAGTCCGCTGGAGCGCCTCAAGGGGCTGTTCCTGACCTCTTTCGAGGCCATCGAGCACCGGCACGCGCAGGTCGTCATCTATCAGGACGAGGCCAAACGCTTGTCATCGCTGCCGCAGTTCGCCTTCGTCGACAAACGAAACCGCGAACAGCGCAACATGTGGCTGGACCTGCTGAACCAGGGCATCGCCGACGGCTCGTTCCGGCCCGACCTCGACGTCGATCTGGTCTACCGCTTCATCCGCGACACCACCTGGGTATCGGTCCGCTGGTACCAACCGGGAGGACCTCTCACGGCCGAGGAAGTCGGCCGCCAGTACCTCGCCATCGTTCTCGGCGGCATAACGAAAGAAGGAGATCAGTAA
- a CDS encoding cellulase family glycosylhydrolase, with protein MQQLSAWMGAGLVTAGVSAAMLAGAGVAAADTPSGSDTGTSSASANEPKSTTHEPAETKAPTEEAAEENSAKPAATTKRKKKTRVTATRESATTTAGTTADPEPPAEKPAHRRRATAATASPTVTQAATPTSESATRAASTTVAVTAAPAAKESVAQKVSAYAAPFAAAGATSTPKAPAVVGLIQSVVAGVAREVRVIINGVSTVAAAAVHAVQVVATGPIPKSPAGLFQHFVYTPVHTVAEAWIDTELGHQVNGAINRLAGSYVIGDGAAGTAEHPDGGAGGWLFGDGGAGWTSTVAGQAGGAGGRAGLVGDGGMGGAGGTGAAGGRGGTGGQLMGIGGSGGEGGAATTGGAGGAGGDGAGLLFGIGGAGGHGGDGVDGGRGGNGGDGARLLGSGGDGGDAGDSGVGGAPTGLPALGGAGGNAGLLGTHGEVGRFGASGTVAVTAGGTGLSTTGTWITNGDGQVVILHGVNEVYKLAPFEPAASGFSEDDAQFLAANGFNVVRLGVIWAAVEPQPGVYDTEYLASLSQTVQMLADHGIYTLLDMHQDLYSSTFAGEGAPEWATQTGGLPNQNFGFPGSYYLNLAMNHAWTQFWNNAESPTGLGLQDAYAQMWENVASYFSGNTAVIGYDIMNEPFPGFSWLPTLLGSPFFGYQQLTPFYNQVISAIRAVDQTTPVYIEPANPAVSEILDILGFPTSLGTVSDPNAVLAFHDYCGGSSLSALCGYIAKALARGAHHYAAQHGIPAFMNEFGATSAKGDLTKQMRAGDSYLMSWSVWAYTGKGDITTSGTHDGEALVYDPALPPTGDNVNTGNLGILSAPYPQAVSGTPKSWSYADGTFAFSYSTAKADGSGTFAAGAQTTISVPAVQFPNGYQVSVVGGHVVSAANDAKLVIAADDGATAVSVTVTGAAAGATAA; from the coding sequence ATGCAACAGCTATCGGCGTGGATGGGTGCGGGCCTCGTGACGGCGGGTGTCTCGGCGGCGATGCTCGCCGGCGCGGGCGTGGCTGCGGCCGACACCCCGTCCGGTTCGGACACCGGCACGTCCTCGGCGAGCGCCAACGAGCCGAAGTCCACCACGCACGAACCCGCTGAGACCAAGGCGCCCACCGAGGAAGCCGCCGAAGAGAATTCGGCCAAGCCCGCCGCGACCACCAAGCGTAAGAAGAAGACCCGCGTCACCGCCACTCGCGAGTCGGCGACCACCACGGCAGGCACCACCGCCGACCCGGAACCCCCCGCGGAAAAGCCCGCGCACCGGCGCCGCGCGACAGCGGCGACGGCAAGTCCGACGGTGACCCAGGCGGCCACCCCGACCTCCGAGTCGGCGACGAGAGCGGCCTCGACCACGGTCGCGGTGACCGCTGCGCCCGCCGCCAAAGAATCTGTGGCCCAAAAGGTGTCCGCCTATGCGGCTCCGTTCGCGGCGGCCGGCGCCACCTCCACCCCTAAGGCGCCCGCGGTCGTCGGACTGATCCAGTCGGTCGTCGCCGGTGTCGCGCGCGAGGTCCGGGTGATCATCAACGGTGTCAGCACCGTCGCGGCGGCCGCCGTGCACGCGGTGCAGGTCGTCGCCACCGGCCCGATTCCCAAGTCGCCGGCCGGATTGTTCCAGCACTTCGTCTACACGCCGGTGCACACCGTGGCCGAAGCCTGGATCGACACCGAACTCGGGCACCAGGTCAACGGTGCCATCAACAGACTGGCCGGATCGTATGTGATCGGTGACGGAGCGGCGGGCACCGCCGAACACCCCGACGGTGGTGCCGGCGGCTGGCTGTTCGGCGATGGCGGCGCCGGCTGGACCAGCACCGTGGCCGGGCAGGCCGGTGGCGCGGGTGGCAGGGCTGGGTTGGTCGGCGACGGCGGCATGGGCGGAGCGGGTGGAACCGGGGCGGCCGGTGGCCGCGGGGGGACCGGTGGCCAGCTGATGGGGATCGGGGGCAGCGGCGGCGAGGGCGGGGCCGCAACCACCGGTGGCGCCGGCGGTGCGGGCGGTGACGGGGCCGGGCTGCTGTTCGGGATCGGCGGCGCCGGAGGGCACGGCGGCGACGGCGTGGACGGCGGTCGTGGCGGAAACGGTGGCGACGGCGCGCGGTTGCTGGGCAGCGGCGGCGACGGTGGCGACGCCGGTGACAGCGGTGTCGGGGGTGCCCCGACCGGCCTGCCCGCACTCGGTGGTGCCGGTGGGAATGCGGGTCTGCTCGGAACACACGGTGAGGTAGGGCGTTTCGGTGCTTCCGGCACCGTCGCGGTCACCGCGGGCGGTACCGGCTTGTCCACCACGGGGACGTGGATCACCAACGGCGATGGGCAGGTCGTCATCCTGCACGGCGTCAACGAGGTCTACAAGCTGGCACCCTTCGAGCCGGCCGCCAGCGGTTTCAGCGAGGACGACGCGCAGTTCCTCGCGGCCAACGGGTTCAACGTGGTGCGCCTCGGCGTCATCTGGGCGGCGGTCGAGCCCCAGCCCGGTGTCTACGACACGGAGTATCTGGCGTCGCTGTCGCAGACGGTGCAGATGCTGGCCGACCACGGCATCTACACCCTGCTCGACATGCACCAGGATCTCTACAGCAGCACCTTCGCCGGGGAGGGCGCCCCGGAGTGGGCGACACAGACCGGTGGACTGCCCAACCAGAACTTCGGCTTCCCGGGCAGCTACTACCTGAATCTCGCGATGAACCATGCCTGGACCCAGTTCTGGAACAACGCCGAGTCGCCGACGGGGCTGGGTCTGCAGGATGCCTACGCGCAGATGTGGGAGAACGTCGCAAGCTATTTCAGCGGCAACACCGCGGTGATCGGCTACGACATCATGAACGAGCCGTTCCCCGGATTCTCCTGGCTGCCAACCCTGCTCGGGAGCCCGTTCTTCGGGTACCAGCAGTTGACCCCGTTCTACAACCAGGTCATCTCGGCGATCCGGGCCGTCGACCAGACCACTCCGGTATACATCGAGCCGGCCAATCCGGCGGTGTCCGAGATCCTGGACATCCTCGGGTTCCCCACCAGCCTCGGCACGGTGAGTGACCCGAATGCCGTTCTGGCATTTCATGATTACTGCGGTGGATCGAGCCTGTCCGCGCTGTGCGGGTACATCGCCAAGGCGCTGGCCCGGGGCGCCCACCACTACGCGGCTCAGCACGGGATCCCGGCCTTCATGAACGAGTTCGGGGCCACCAGCGCAAAGGGTGATCTGACCAAGCAGATGCGCGCCGGCGACAGCTACCTGATGAGCTGGTCGGTGTGGGCCTACACCGGCAAGGGTGATATCACCACCAGCGGAACGCATGACGGTGAGGCGCTCGTCTACGACCCGGCGCTGCCGCCGACCGGTGACAACGTCAACACCGGCAATTTGGGCATCCTGTCCGCGCCCTACCCGCAGGCGGTATCGGGCACCCCGAAGTCATGGTCCTACGCCGACGGCACCTTCGCGTTCAGCTATTCCACGGCCAAAGCCGACGGCTCGGGCACCTTCGCGGCGGGCGCGCAGACGACGATCTCGGTCCCGGCGGTGCAGTTCCCGAACGGCTACCAGGTGAGCGTCGTGGGCGGGCACGTCGTCTCGGCCGCCAATGACGCGAAGCTCGTCATCGCCGCGGATGACGGTGCGACCGCGGTGAGTGTCACGGTGACCGGTGCGGCGGCGGGCGCGACTGCGGCCTGA
- the ipdF gene encoding (5R,7aS)-5-hydroxy-7a-methyl-1-oxo-2,3,5,6,7,7a-hexahydro-1H-indene-carboxyl-CoA reductase: protein MTDLSAVPKEIDGHGLLKGKVVLVTAAAGTGIGSTTARRALLEGADVVISDFHERRLNETREELASLGLGKVDAVVCDVTSTEAVDALIAGAVEKAGRIDVLVNNAGLGGQTPVIEMTDDEWDRVLNVTLTSVMRATRAALRYFREVEHGGVIVNNASVLGWRAQHSQSHYAAAKAGVMALTRCSAIEAVEYGVRINAVSPSIARHKFLEKTSSAELLDRLAGDEAFGRAAEPWEIATTIAFLASDYSSYLTGEIISVSSQRA from the coding sequence ATGACCGACCTCTCAGCAGTACCCAAAGAGATTGACGGACACGGACTTCTGAAGGGCAAGGTGGTCCTGGTGACGGCCGCCGCCGGCACCGGCATCGGCTCGACGACCGCGCGCCGGGCCTTGCTGGAAGGCGCCGACGTCGTCATCTCCGATTTCCACGAGCGCCGCCTGAACGAAACCCGCGAGGAACTGGCGTCTCTCGGGCTGGGCAAGGTGGATGCCGTGGTCTGTGACGTCACCTCCACCGAGGCCGTCGACGCCTTGATCGCCGGTGCCGTGGAGAAGGCCGGGCGGATCGACGTGCTGGTGAACAATGCCGGCCTCGGCGGGCAGACCCCGGTCATCGAGATGACCGACGACGAATGGGACCGCGTCCTCAATGTCACGCTGACCTCGGTGATGCGGGCCACCCGGGCCGCGCTGCGGTACTTCCGCGAGGTCGAGCATGGCGGGGTCATCGTGAACAACGCCAGTGTGCTCGGCTGGCGTGCCCAGCACTCGCAGTCGCACTATGCCGCCGCCAAGGCCGGCGTGATGGCGCTGACCCGTTGCAGTGCAATCGAAGCCGTCGAATACGGGGTGCGTATCAACGCGGTGTCCCCGAGTATCGCCCGGCACAAGTTCCTGGAGAAGACATCGTCGGCGGAGTTGCTCGACCGTCTCGCCGGCGACGAGGCCTTCGGCCGGGCAGCCGAACCGTGGGAGATCGCCACCACCATCGCCTTCCTGGCCAGCGACTACTCCAGCTACCTGACCGGCGAGATCATCTCGGTGTCGAGCCAGCGCGCGTAG
- the ipdE1 gene encoding acyl-CoA dehydrogenase IpdE1, whose protein sequence is MIEVEDFRAEVRQWLADNLVGEYAALKGLGGPGREHEAFEERRAWNQHLAAAGLTCLGWPEEHGGRGLTVAHRVAFYEEYAKADAPDKVNHFGEELLGPTLIAFGTPEQQARFLPKILDVTELWSQGYSEPGAGSDLANVSTSAELVGDEWIINGQKVWTSLAHWAQWCFVVARSEKGSKRHAGLSYLLVPLQQPGVEIRPIIQLTGDSEFNEVFFDDARTDASLVVGQPGDGWRVAMGTLTFERGVSTLGQQIRYAREHSNLVELAKRTGAADDPLIRERLTRSWTGLKAMRSYALATMDVEQPGQDNVSKLLWANWHRELGEIAMDVRGTAGLTLDDGEFDEWQRLYLFSRSDTIYGGSNEIQRNIIAERVLGLPREAKG, encoded by the coding sequence GTGATAGAGGTCGAGGACTTCCGGGCCGAGGTCCGGCAATGGCTCGCCGATAATCTCGTCGGCGAATACGCGGCGCTGAAGGGCCTCGGTGGCCCCGGTCGCGAGCACGAGGCATTCGAGGAACGCCGGGCGTGGAATCAGCATCTGGCCGCGGCAGGACTGACCTGCCTGGGCTGGCCCGAGGAACACGGCGGCCGCGGTCTGACCGTCGCGCACCGGGTCGCGTTCTACGAGGAGTACGCCAAGGCCGATGCCCCCGACAAGGTGAATCACTTCGGTGAGGAACTGCTCGGGCCCACCCTCATCGCGTTCGGCACCCCCGAACAGCAGGCACGGTTCCTGCCCAAGATCCTCGACGTGACCGAACTGTGGAGTCAGGGTTACTCCGAGCCCGGCGCGGGCAGTGACCTGGCCAACGTGTCGACCTCGGCTGAACTTGTGGGCGACGAGTGGATCATTAATGGCCAGAAGGTGTGGACGTCGCTGGCGCACTGGGCCCAGTGGTGCTTCGTAGTGGCCCGCAGCGAGAAGGGCTCCAAGCGGCACGCCGGACTGTCCTACCTGCTGGTGCCGCTGCAGCAGCCCGGCGTCGAGATCCGTCCGATCATCCAGCTCACCGGCGACTCCGAGTTCAACGAGGTGTTCTTCGACGACGCCCGCACCGACGCCTCGCTGGTCGTGGGGCAGCCCGGCGACGGGTGGCGAGTGGCCATGGGCACGCTGACCTTCGAGCGTGGCGTGTCGACCCTGGGGCAGCAGATTCGCTACGCCCGTGAGCATTCCAATCTCGTCGAGCTGGCCAAACGCACCGGCGCGGCTGACGACCCGCTGATCCGGGAGCGTCTGACCCGGTCCTGGACCGGCCTGAAGGCCATGCGGTCTTATGCGCTGGCCACCATGGATGTTGAGCAGCCCGGCCAGGATAATGTGTCGAAGTTGTTGTGGGCCAACTGGCATCGCGAACTCGGCGAGATCGCCATGGACGTGCGGGGCACCGCCGGACTGACCCTTGACGACGGTGAGTTCGACGAATGGCAACGGCTGTACCTGTTCTCGCGCTCGGACACCATCTACGGCGGCTCCAACGAGATCCAGCGCAACATCATCGCCGAGCGGGTGCTCGGCCTACCCAGGGAAGCCAAAGGATGA
- the fadD3 gene encoding 3-((3aS,4S,7aS)-7a-methyl-1,5-dioxo-octahydro-1H-inden-4-yl)propanoate--CoA ligase FadD3 — translation MTSVKRTVPAVLDRIAVQLSEHDALVTPDKRLTYGQLRTEVRQAAAAIVDLGVAPGDPVAIWSPNTWHWVVAALATHYAGAVVVPLNTRYTASEATDILARTEAPLLIAAGRFLGADRTEQLDRDALPALRHIVRVPIEEQDGTWDEFVARGEENEALAEVDARAAAVQPDDVSDILFTSGTTGRSKGVRCAHRQSLDASAAWAACGEVTSADRYLCINPFFHNFGFKAGILACLQTGATLIPQLTFDPELAMKTVADQKITVLPGPPTIYQMLLDHPNRDQYDLSSLRFAVTGAAVVPVVLIERMQSELDIDIVLTAYGLTEASGFGTMCRADDDAVTVATTCGRPIADFELRIDDSGEVLLRGPNVMLGYLDDPEATAAAIDSDGWLHTGDIGTVDDAGNLTITDRLKDMYICGGFNVYPAEIEQVLARLNGIADSAVIGVPDDRLGEVGKAFVVVKPGTQLDEATVIAHAREHLANFKVPRSVVFLDVLPRNPGGKVVKPQLREMI, via the coding sequence ATGACGAGCGTGAAGCGGACCGTTCCAGCGGTGCTGGACCGGATTGCCGTACAGCTGTCCGAGCATGACGCCCTGGTCACGCCGGATAAACGCCTCACCTACGGGCAGCTGCGCACCGAGGTCCGCCAGGCCGCCGCGGCGATCGTCGACCTGGGTGTGGCCCCAGGCGACCCGGTGGCGATCTGGTCCCCCAACACGTGGCACTGGGTGGTCGCCGCGCTGGCCACCCATTACGCCGGCGCCGTCGTCGTGCCGTTGAACACGAGATACACCGCCAGCGAGGCCACCGACATCCTGGCCCGCACCGAGGCTCCGCTGCTGATCGCGGCCGGCAGATTCCTCGGCGCGGACCGCACCGAACAGCTCGACAGGGACGCGCTGCCGGCGCTGCGCCACATCGTGCGGGTGCCCATCGAGGAACAGGACGGAACCTGGGACGAGTTCGTGGCCCGCGGCGAGGAGAACGAAGCTCTGGCCGAGGTCGACGCACGGGCCGCCGCGGTGCAGCCCGACGACGTGTCCGACATCCTTTTCACCTCCGGCACCACCGGCCGCAGCAAGGGTGTGCGGTGTGCACACCGGCAGTCGTTGGACGCGTCGGCCGCCTGGGCCGCGTGCGGTGAGGTCACCAGCGCCGACCGCTATCTGTGCATCAACCCGTTCTTCCACAACTTCGGGTTCAAGGCCGGCATCCTCGCCTGCCTGCAAACCGGCGCCACCCTCATTCCACAGCTGACCTTCGATCCGGAACTGGCGATGAAAACCGTTGCCGATCAGAAGATCACCGTGCTGCCCGGACCGCCGACGATCTACCAGATGCTGCTGGACCACCCGAACCGCGACCAGTACGACCTGAGCTCACTGCGCTTCGCGGTGACCGGCGCGGCGGTGGTGCCGGTGGTGCTCATCGAACGGATGCAGTCGGAGCTCGATATCGACATCGTGCTCACCGCCTACGGTCTCACAGAGGCCAGCGGATTCGGCACCATGTGCCGGGCCGACGACGACGCCGTCACCGTGGCCACCACGTGCGGTCGGCCGATCGCGGATTTCGAACTGCGCATCGACGACTCCGGCGAGGTGCTGCTGCGTGGCCCGAATGTGATGTTGGGCTACCTCGACGATCCGGAGGCCACCGCAGCCGCCATCGATTCCGACGGCTGGTTGCACACCGGCGATATCGGCACCGTGGACGACGCGGGCAATCTGACCATCACCGACCGGCTCAAGGACATGTACATCTGCGGCGGGTTCAACGTGTACCCCGCCGAGATCGAGCAGGTGCTCGCCCGGCTGAACGGCATCGCCGATTCCGCGGTGATCGGGGTTCCCGACGACCGGCTCGGCGAAGTCGGCAAGGCATTCGTGGTGGTCAAGCCCGGAACCCAGCTCGACGAGGCGACGGTGATCGCCCATGCGCGTGAGCATCTGGCGAATTTCAAGGTGCCCCGTTCGGTGGTGTTCCTCGATGTTCTGCCGCGTAACCCAGGAGGCAAAGTGGTCAAACCACAGCTGCGAGAGATGATCTAA